From a single Nymphaea colorata isolate Beijing-Zhang1983 chromosome 4, ASM883128v2, whole genome shotgun sequence genomic region:
- the LOC116252336 gene encoding filament-like plant protein 7: MDHKSWLWRRKSSEKTIVVTDRVNLPTKGNEEEACETDKVADLEKTVKDLNEKLFSSLSENKAKDDIVKQHAKAAKEAIAGWEKAEAEAVSFKQGLDNALEQAAEADDKIAHLDGALKECMRQLRHVREEQEQRIHDAIMKVTRDHEREKIRLEEKMAEANREAVELHAENNRLNKIIQVKEKLMEEIKERSLQAEADFTALSVRLDSAEKYNATLKYELCMLEKELEIRNEEKEYNRRAADASHKQQLESMKKITKLEAECQRLRLLVRKRLPGPAAVAQMKNEVETLGRDPDELRRKRFSQGHGSAASGLSASQETISKRFVFLTERMSAMEEENKTLRETLAKTNHELESSRAVCARTMSKLTQVEAQLGQLLKGQDNLEQAKTVCVSLASISEDSRNEDENSCAESWASALISELEQFKTGKPKESCKSFGTSELSLMDDFLEMEQLAIVSVDKPLDTSHTLSKDETIGVSTAAKTIISVSEVTGKELVPFGEKDMGTDTENPEIHSKCIQKETSPGWLLRLLRGVLLDHVTEVSIDEILEAIRVALSDSPYYLPADAIELTTASSPPYSTDPSCIKPCNSSRSPPPISPRTDSYSEDGEKLYPKDKKKQLFSSKLNKSIARIIHLIEGAAQTSHADTGNHQISSESPNAPLPYSNGATGYTMRVFQWQSSELNVVLHGFVESCNDLLQEKIGLEKFASKLCSTLDWLINHCFSLQDVSTMKDTIKKHFAYDESLSETESETGGLETPTSLPKSTESEKHITVDQARASGLSGFQENHDSFCLKQGIKLKTREEFCSFNGETERMKIEKKELEDRLQLASDLNDSLKHQIQQLDKKISSLELELAGVKDEKSSIEDQLKKHRLLNDDLEEKLSSVRVEVGESNQKLSSLEVELEEKINCLEALETTCLELQLQLESAKKRETSLGVEEAEKRLRNDLEISAASEKLAECQETILNLGKQLKALASPRDAALLDKVIPFSQRRPSLLDQMLADDETKSGSCRSPKTKDIICTTVPDKQGAADHQKSGLPPANNPQAGLLYGWKVLNSDPNHHGAESALDNAYQSTPVKSPRNYFGSVEKQRPESRTSDASLAIVPKRQGGGSSGGFIKRLLLRKRRASSKKSLGII; encoded by the exons ATGGATCACAAGAGCTGGCTCTGGAGAAGAAAATCCTCTGAGAAGACAATTGTTGTAACCGACAGAGTAAATCTACCAActaaaggaaatgaagaagag GCTTGTGAGACGGACAAAGTAGCAGACTTGGAGAAGACTGTGAAAGATTTGAACGAGaaattgttttcttctctttctgaAAATAAAGCTAAAGATGACATTGTCAAGCAGCACGCCAAGGCGGCGAAGGAGGCCATTGCAG GATGGGAAAAGGCTGAAGCGGAGGCAGTATCTTTTAAGCAGGGATTGGACAATGCCCTAGAGCAAGCAGCAGAGGCAGATGATAAGATAGCTCACTTAGATGGAGCGCTTAAAGAGTGCATGAGACAGCTACGCCATGTCAGAGAAGAACAGGAGCAGCGGATTCATGATGCCATTATGAAGGTAACGAGAGACCACGAGCGGGAAAAGATAAGGCTAGAAGAAAAGATGGCAGAAGCAAATAGGGAAGCTGTTGAGCTGCATGCAGAGAACAACCGGCTGAATAAGATCATTCAGGTGAAAGAGAAACTAATGGAAGAAATTAAAGAGAGAAGCCTGCAAGCAGAAGCAGATTTCACTGCATTGTCAGTTAGGTTGGATTCAGCTGAAAAATACAATGCTACTCTAAAATATGAACTATGTATGCTGGAGAAGGAACTTGAGATACGGAATGAAGAAAAAGAGTATAATCGTAGAGCTGCTGATGCATCACACAAGCAACAACTAGAGAGCATGAAGAAAATTACTAAGCTGGAAGCAGAATGCCAGAGATTACGTCTTCTGGTGAGAAAGAGGTTGCCGGGCCCTGCTGCTGTTGCTCAGATGAAAAATGAAGTTGAGACACTGGGAAGGGATCCTGATGAACTGAGAAGGAAAAGGTTTAGCCAGGGTCATGGTTCAGCTGCTTCTGGTTTGTCAGCTAGTCAGGAGACCATCAGTAAGAGGTTTGTTTTCCTGACTGAGCGCATGAGTGCAATGGAGGAAGAGAACAAAACTTTGAGGGAGACCTTAGCAAAGACGAATCATGAGCTTGAATCTTCAAGGGCCGTGTGTGCACGCACAATGTCAAAATTAACACAGGTTGAAGCACAGCTTGGCCAGCTATTAAAAGGTCAGGACAACCTGGAACAAGCAAAAACCGTCTGTGTTTCTCTTGCCTCAATATCTGAAGATAGTCGGAATGAGGATGAAAATAGCTGTGCAGAGTCATGGGCTTCTGCTCTGATTTCAGAGCTGGAGCAATTCAAAACTGGGAAGCCAAAGGAATCATGTAAATCTTTTGGAACATCAGAGCTTAGTCTGATGGATGACTTTTTAGAGATGGAACAATTAGCTATAGTATCTGTTGATAAACCTTTGGATACTTCTCATACTCTCAGCAAGGATGAAACTATCGGTGTCAGTACTGCTGCCAAAACAATCATATCTGTGAGTGAAGTAACTGGCAAAGAACTTGTTCCTTTTGGTGAAAAGGATATGGGGACTGATACTGAAAACCCCGAAATTCATTCTAAATGCATCCAGAAGGAAACATCTCCTGGCTGGCTTCTTAGACTCCTACGAGGTGTCCTGCTGGATCATGTCACTGAAGTAAGCATAGATGAAATTTTAGAAGCAATAAGAGTTGCATTGAGTGATTCTCCATACTATTTACCTGCTGATGCCATTGAGCTGACAACTGCCTCAAGCCCTCCCTACAGTACGGACCCTTCATGCATAAAGCCCTGCAACAGTTCTCGCAGTCCTCCACCAATTTCTCCCAGAACGGACTCCTATTCAGAGGATGGTGAGAAGTTGTATCCGAAGGACAAGAAGAAACAACTGTTCTCTTCCAAGCTCAATAAATCAATCGCTAGAATAATACATCTTATTGAGGGAGCTGCTCAAACATCACATGCAGATACGGGGAACCATCAGATTTCATCGGAAAGTCCAAATGCACCTCTACCTTACAGCAATGGAGCTACAGGATATACCATGCGTGTTTTCCAATGGCAGAGTTCTGAACTCAACGTCGTCCTACATGGTTTTGTTGAATCCTGCAATGACCTACTGCAGGAAAAGATTGGACTCGAAAAATTTGCTTCAAAATTGTGCTCAACATTGGATTGGCTTATAAATCATTGCTTTTCACTACAGGATGTCTCCACTATGAAGGATACCATCAAAAAACATTTTGCCTATGATGAATCTCTTAGTGAAACTGAATCAGAGACTGGTGGCCTAGAAACTCCCACATCACTACCAAAATCCACTGAATCTGAGAAACATATAACTGTAGATCAAGCACGGGCCTCAGGTTTATCCGGTTTCCAGGAAAATCATGACAGTTTTTGTCTGAAGCAGGGGATTAAATTGAAAACACGAGAAGAATTTTGTAGTTTTAATGGTGAGACTGAAAggatgaaaatagaaaagaaagaactagAAGATAGACTTCAGTTGGCAAGTGACCTTAATGATTCCTTGAAGCACCAAATTCAACAACtggataaaaaaatttcaagtttagAATTGGAACTTGCAGGAGTGAAAGATGAGAAGAGTTCAATCGAGGATCAACTCAAGAAACATAGGTTGTTGAACGATGATCTTGAGGAAAAGCTTTCTTCTGTCAGAGTTGAGGTCGGAGAATCAAACCAAAAGTTGTCTTCTTTAGAAGTTGAACTTGAAGAGAAAATTAATTGTCTCGAAGCATTAGAAACAACATGTCTAGAACTACAGCTACAGTTGGAAAG TgctaaaaagagagaaactagTCTTGGGGTGGAGGAAGCAGAGAAAAGACTTCGAAAT GACTTGGAAATCTCAGCAGCATCAGAAAAGCTAGCAGAGTGTCAAGAGACTATTCTCAACCTTGGAAAACAATTGAAGGCCCTTGCTTCACCAAGGGATGCAGCCCTCTTAGATAAAGTTATCCCTTTCAGCCAACGCCGACCATCCCTACTTGACCAAATGTTAGCAGATGATGAGACAAAATCAGGCTCATGCAGGTCTCCCAAGACCAAAGACATCATCTGCACAACTGTTCCTGATAAGCAGGGAGCTGCTGACCATCAGAAATCTGGTCTTCCTCCTGCCAATAACCCCCAAGCTGGCCTTCTCTACGGGTGGAAAGTTCTCAATTCAGATCCTAACCATCACGGTGCTGAATCAGCTCTTGACAATGCTTATCAGTCTACACCTGTGAAATCTCCTAGAAACTATTTTGGTTCAGTTGAAAAGCAGAGACCAGAAAGCAGAACCTCTGATGCCTCTTTGGCCATTGTTCCAAAGAGACAAGGAGGAGGAAGTAGTGGTGGTTTCATAAAGAGGCTTCTGTTGAGGAAAAGGAGAGCGAGCAGCAAGAAGTCACTTGGCATTATATAG